In a single window of the Streptomyces sp. NBC_00285 genome:
- a CDS encoding DUF418 domain-containing protein — translation MTHDTTSAPSRISVETDRPHTASPTPSTARLVGIDLARGLAVFGMYAAHVGPEPSVGGPLGFLQELARGRPSALFAVLAGFTLVIITGRPNPRTGQAGRQAVGRIIIRAVVLMALGFALTALGTDVEVILAFYGLTFLAVLPLYRLRARTLAIIAVADALVMPQMLYVVRQSIEGGNWSDTVIRWDPLARLSDTDGFIELLFTGDYPVLTWMPFMIAGMALARLDLTRSGVRVRLALTGGALAVIGYGGSWLALHLVPQALTTVAAATDGGSASAAWWSDTVGDVTDGTPAAWLLVAAPHSQTTFSILGNTGVALVVVAACVAVMDRMPRLARLMVPVCAVGMVSLTAYVLHILAIRAVGMQEKTLPALAALFTFIAIAMLLATAWTRRFRRGPLEHVLHATTQPARRIK, via the coding sequence ATGACACACGACACGACGTCGGCCCCGTCTCGCATCTCCGTGGAGACGGACCGACCTCACACCGCCTCTCCTACGCCATCTACAGCACGCCTGGTGGGTATTGACCTGGCCCGTGGACTCGCGGTCTTCGGTATGTACGCCGCCCACGTCGGACCGGAGCCATCTGTGGGCGGACCGCTGGGGTTCCTGCAGGAGTTGGCGCGCGGCCGCCCCTCCGCGCTCTTCGCGGTGCTCGCCGGGTTCACGCTCGTGATCATCACTGGCCGCCCGAATCCACGGACCGGGCAGGCCGGACGCCAGGCGGTGGGACGGATCATCATCCGCGCCGTCGTCCTGATGGCCTTGGGCTTCGCTCTGACGGCCTTGGGCACCGACGTCGAAGTGATCCTCGCCTTCTACGGCCTCACCTTCCTTGCCGTCCTCCCGCTGTACCGCCTACGGGCCCGGACACTTGCGATCATCGCCGTCGCCGATGCACTGGTCATGCCCCAAATGCTGTACGTGGTACGGCAGTCGATCGAAGGCGGGAACTGGTCGGACACCGTCATCCGGTGGGATCCACTGGCCCGCCTCAGCGACACGGACGGCTTCATTGAACTGCTGTTCACCGGCGACTACCCGGTACTCACCTGGATGCCGTTCATGATCGCGGGCATGGCGCTGGCCCGGCTCGACCTCACCCGGAGCGGCGTCCGAGTCCGACTGGCCCTTACCGGCGGTGCACTGGCCGTTATCGGCTACGGCGGCTCGTGGCTGGCCCTGCATCTCGTCCCGCAAGCGCTCACCACCGTTGCCGCTGCCACGGACGGCGGTTCGGCCTCCGCGGCCTGGTGGTCCGACACGGTCGGCGACGTCACGGACGGCACTCCGGCCGCCTGGCTGCTGGTGGCCGCACCGCACAGCCAGACGACCTTCTCCATCCTCGGCAACACGGGTGTCGCCCTTGTCGTCGTGGCAGCCTGCGTCGCAGTCATGGACCGGATGCCGCGCCTCGCGCGGTTGATGGTCCCCGTCTGTGCGGTCGGAATGGTCTCGCTGACCGCCTACGTCCTGCACATCCTCGCCATCCGCGCTGTAGGTATGCAGGAAAAGACCCTTCCGGCACTTGCCGCGCTGTTCACCTTCATCGCCATCGCCATGTTGCTGGCGACCGCCTGGACACGACGATTCCGCCGCGGCCCATTGGAGCACGTGCTCCACGCCACCACTCAACCTGCTCGCCGCATCAAGTGA